Proteins encoded together in one Pelodiscus sinensis isolate JC-2024 chromosome 33, ASM4963464v1, whole genome shotgun sequence window:
- the LOC142823333 gene encoding NTPase KAP family P-loop domain-containing protein 1-like yields the protein MRSVRLIFVFYLIPVEGFQTKEDIYCLALAKALYTVPTPVTAGFYAPWGHCKNLLLHKIKENMENESKKKDQEEFQRTQKMQRDNTGRDLLKLLLLMIFYRPVLTEQQKWRRNVKHVFIHFSAWEYAGCDQLWAGLITTLCDGIESHFGLLPMSIYRTIDRKCSIIERPGDQEWVSKKFLFLPLWVAVILLIMVAIGVGGLLLVFGIPIGDASGDAIAVVEGIGVTAVSVSAAAAIRLTITVR from the exons atgcgctcggtgaggctgatcttcgtgttttacctcatccccgttgaagggttccagaccaaggaggatatctactgcctcgctttagcgaaggccctgtacactgtgcccacgccagtgactgctgggttttatgcaccatggggacattgcaaaaacctgctcttacacaaaatcaagg agaacatggaaaacgaatcgaagaagaaagaccaggaggaatttcagcggacgcagaagatgcagcgtgacaacactggccgggatctactcaagctcctgttactcatgatcttctaccggccggtcctgacggagcagcagaagtggagaaggaacgtgaaacacgtcttcatccatttcagcgcctgggagtacgcgggctgcgaccagctctgggcaggcctcattaccacactgtgcgacggcatcgaaagccactttggtctcctacccatgagcatttacaggaccatagacaggaaatgtagcatcatcgaaagaccaggggatcaggaatgggttagcaagaagttcctcttcctcccgctgtgggtggctgtgatccttttgatcatggtagctattggggtgggtggtctcctcctagtgtttgggatccccatcggggatgcctcgggagacgccatagctgtcgtggaaggcattggggtgacggctgtcagcgtctctgcagcagctgccatacggctcactatcacagtg aggtga